From a single Buteo buteo chromosome 14, bButBut1.hap1.1, whole genome shotgun sequence genomic region:
- the SLC10A2 gene encoding ileal sodium/bile acid cotransporter, with the protein MQTYLLSQQFDTGSLAENSTACPANATICKGTSCVLPEDNFNETLSVILSTVLTIMLALVMFSMGCNVEIKKFWGHIKKPWGIFVGFLCQFGIMPLTAFLLSLVFNVLPIQAVVVLIMGCCPGGTASNVIAYWVDGDMDLSISMTTCSTLFAMGMMPLCLFIYTKIWTDSSAIVLPYDSIGISLVALIIPVSFGIYVNHRWPSKAKIILKIGSIVGAILIVLIAVVGGILYKGSWTISPKLWIIGTIFPAAGYSLGFFLARVAGLSWHRCRTVSLETGMQNTQLCSTIVQLSFTPEQLELMFTFPLIYSIFQLLFALLILGGYRLYRRHRVKTKTDVEKTEEKEDSKSVSSHAKINGGFVSNETK; encoded by the exons atgcagaCGTACCTTCTTTCCCAGCAATTTGACACTGGGTCTTTGGCAGAAAACTCCACAGCTTGTCCAGCAAATGCTACTATTTGCAAAGGCACATCTTGTGTGTTACCAGaagataattttaatgaaactttGAGCGTAATTTTAAGTACTGTTCTAACAATTATGCTGGCTTTGGTGATGTTCTCCATGGGTTGTAATGTGGAAATTAAGAAATTCTGGGGccacataaaaaaaccctgggGCATTTTTGTGGGTTTCCTTTGCCAGTTTGGAATTATGCCCCTCACAGCCTTCTTGCTGTCCTTGGTATTTAACGTGCTTCCTATTCAAGCTGTCGTGGTGCTGATCATGGGATGCTGTCCGGGGGGCACAGCCTCCAATGTCATTGCCTACTGGGTGGATGGAGACATGGACCTAAG CATCAGCATGACAACTTGCTCCACACTGTTTGCGATGGGAATGATGCCACTTTGCCTCTTTATTTACACCAAGATATGGACTGATTCTAGTGCAATTGTGCTCCCCTACGACAGCATCG GAATTTCGCTGGTAGCTCTTATAATTCCTGTTTCGTTTGGAATATATGTTAACCACAGATGGCCTAGTAAAGCAAAAATCATACTTAAG ATCGGTTCCATTGTGGGAGCGATCCTCATCGTGCTCATTGCCGTGGTTGGGGGAATACTCTACAAAGGCTCCTGGACTATCTCACCCAAATTATGGATCATTGGCACTATATTTCCAGCAGCTGGCTATTCTCTGGGATTCTTTCTGGCCCGTGTAGCTGGTCTGTCTTGGCACAG ATGTCGTACAGTGTCTCTGGAAACAGGCATGCAAAACACTCAGCTGTGTTCAACTATAGTACAGCTCTCATTCACTCCTGAACAACTTGAACTGATGTTTACTTTCCCACTCATCTACAGCATTTTCCAGCTGTTGTTTGCACTACTAATTTTAGGAG GCTACCGCCTTTACAGAAGACACCGggtaaaaacaaagacagacgttgaaaaaacagaggaaaaagaggattCAAAATCAGTGTCATCACATGCTAAGATAAATGGAGGATTTGTATCAAATGAGACCAAATAG